Below is a window of Arthrobacter sp. ERGS1:01 DNA.
CTGATCATGGCCCAGCGCGGCTACGAGGCGAACGCCTCGGTGGTGGACCGCGCCAAGACCATGTACGAAGCCGGATTGCAGATTGGAAAGTAAGCCATGAGTGTTTCGGGTATCGAGGGCGTACAGGCCACCGCGGCGACCGGTTACCTGCCAACGGAGGACGCCGGAACCGCCGGAAGCGGCGGGGAGGCGTTTGGCACCTCACTGACCGGCGCCCTGACGAACCTGCAGGCGCTGCAGTCGGAGTCCGGCGTGTTGAGCGTCAAGGCCGCCACGGGCAACCTTGACGACATCCACCAGGCAACCATTGCCGCCACGCGGGCCCAGGTCACCCTGGAACTGGTCTCCACGCTGCGCAGCAAGGGCGTTGACGCGTTCAATGAAATCATGAGGATGCAGGCCTGATGCCCCCGTTTCTTACCACCATGGCCGGCCGCATGTCCGGTGTGGCCAGGGGCTTTTCGACGGCCCAGAAAACCCTTGTCGTCATTGGCCTTGCCGTGCTCGTTTTGGGTGGCGTGGCCTTGGTGAGCTGGCTGGGCAAACCCACCTATTCGCCGCTCTTTTCCGCGCTGGCCCCCGCCGACGCGAATGCGATCGTCACCCAGCTGAAGACGGACAACGTCCCGTACCAGCTGGCCAACGGCGGATCCACGATCATGGTGCCCGACGCCAACGTCTACGACGAACGGCTCAAGGCCGCCTCCGCCGGACTTCCCGCCGCCAAGACGGCCGGCTACTCGCTGCTGGACACCATGGGCGTCACGTCCTCGGAGTTCCAGCAAAGCGTCACGTACAAGCGGGCCATGGAGGGCGAACTAGCCCAGACCATCATGGCCATGGACGGTGTCAGCACCGCCTCGGTCAAGCTGGCCGTGCCCGAAAAGACCGTCTTCACCTCCACCAAGGAGGACCCCACGGCCTCGGTGTTCGTGGAAACCACGCCCGGAACCACGCTGACGGACGACCAAGTCAACGCAATTGTGCACCTGACCTCCTCCGCCGTGCCCGGCCTGAAACCGGCCAACGTATCCGTGGTGGACTCCGCCGGAGCCGTGCTCTCCAGCGCCGGCGCGGGTTCCGCGAGCGGCGACAAGGCGGCCCAGGCCTACGAACAACGCGTCAGCGCCAGCGTGCAGGCCATGCTCGACAAAGTGGTGGGCCCCGGCAATGCCACGGTTTCCCTGCAGGCCACCATGGACAACTCCACGACCGACAGGGTGAAGGAATCCTTTGCGTCGCCGTCGGGCGCCCCCGCGCTGAATGAATCGACCTCGAGCGAAAAGTCCACGGGCGGCACGGGCAGCGGCACCGGCGTCCTCGGCCCGGACAACATTGCCGTGCCCACCGGCGCGGCCGGCGCGGGCAACTCCTCCGAGGCCACCAAAACCACCAAGAACAACGCCGTGGACAAGACCACCGAGAACACCGTGATCCCCGCCGGCACGGTGCAGCGCCAGTCGCTGTCGGTCGCTGTCGATACGGCCGCAGCCGCCAAGGTCGACGCCGCAACCCTGCGGGACATGGTCTCCACCGCCGCCGGCATCAACGCCCGGCGCGGGGACACCGTCAGCATGAAGGTGGTGCCGTTCTCCACAGCCCAGGCCGACGCCGCCAAGGCCGCCATCGACGCGGCCAAGGCCGAGGCGGGGGCCGCGGCTACAGCGAAGACGTGGCGCAACATCATGTTTGGCGCCCTGGCCCTGCTGGTCCTTCTGGTGGGCGTGGTGCTGTACGCCCGCAAGAACCGCCGCCAGGTGCGCGAGCTCGTGGACCTGGGCGAACAAAACCCGCCCATGGTCACCAGCAGTCCCCTGCCGGTGGCCCCTGCTCCGGAAACCACCGCACTGCCGGCCATCCCCGCCCCCGTGGCCCTGCCCATGGCCGAAACCAGCGATTCGGACACCAAGCGCGCCTCCCTGGAGGCGTTGGCCGGAGCCGATCCGGAAAAGACCGCCGGCTTGCTCCGCTCCCTCATGGATGATCGGGCCGGCGTCTAGTGCCCGAGACAACCATGACGGGAACGCAAAAGGCCGCGGCCGTCCTCATGCAGTTCTCCCAAACCTCCGCGGCCGCCGTGATGTCGCACCTCAGCGATGCCGAGGCGGAGGCCATCGCCTCGGAAATCGTCAAGATGCGCCGCGTGCAGCCGGACGTTGCCGACGCCGTTATCGACGAATTCCACTCGATCGCCGTCAAGGGCCGGCACGGCGCCCAGGGCGGGCGGGACTTTGCCGCGGGCCTGTTGGAGGCCTCCTTCGGCAGTGCGCGGGCCGCCGGGGTCATGGACCGGCTGGCCTCCAGCATGGCCGGCAAGCCGTTTGAATTCCTCGATGAGGCGGAGGCCGGGCAACTGCTGTCCCTGCTGGAGGACGAGCTGCCCGCCACGATTGCCCTGGTGCTTGCCCACCTGCGCCCCGACCGGGCCTCCGCCGCCCTGGCCGGCCTGCCGGGGGAGCTGCGCACCGACGTCGCCCAGGCCATCGCCACGATGGGTGCGGCCACACCGGAAGCCGTGGGCATTGTTGCCGCAACACTCAAGCAGCGGGCCCTAGCCGTGGTGGCCCCCCGCGAGCAGATGGCGGTCATCGGCGGCGTCCAGCCCCTCGTCGACATCATCAACCGCTCCGACGTGGCCACCGAGCGGGCCCTCCTTGAGGACCTGGAATTGCGGGACCCCGAACTGGCCGAGGAGGTCCGTTCCCGCATGCTCACGTTCGCGGACCTGGTCAAGCTGGACAACCAGGACGTCCAGCTGGTGCTGCGCGGCATCGACGCCGGCACCCTGGCGCTGGCCATGAAGGGCGCCCCCGCCAACGTACTCGAGGCAATCCGGACCAATATCTCCGAGCGCAACCGCGAACTGCTCGAATTCGAGCTCGAGGCGCTCGGCCCGGTCCGCGCCTCCGAGGTGGAACAGGCACGCGCGGACATTGTCCGGATCATTCGCGAACTTGAGGCGGGTGCGGAAATCACCGTCCGCCGCGGGGACGAGGACGACATTGTCTACTAGCAGTGCCGGCGCGCGCCCGGCGGTCTTCCCCGTGGTCGCCACCTCGGCGCAGTCCCGCGTGCACGCCGACGCCAAGGCCAGCGGCTACACCCAGGGCCACGCCGCCGGGTACGCGGCCGGCCTGCAGCTGGCGGCCCTGGACGCCGCAGACGAACGCGCCCGGACGGCTGCCGAGCACGCCCGGGTGCTCGCCGCGCTCAACGCCCGCACGAATGCCGAACTTGCCGCCCTGCGCACGGCCGGCCAGGCGCTTGGCCTGCGTACCGCGCCCGTCCTGGCGGACGCCGAACAAACCTTGTTCGCCTGCGCCCTTGAGCTGGCGCAGGCTCTGCTGGGCAGCGAACTGCGCGACGGCGAGACCTCGGCCCGGGCGGCCCTGGCCCGCGCCCTTGACCACGACGGCGCCGACGTGCCGCTGCGGATCCGGATGAACCCCAGCGACATCGCCACGTTGACCGGGCTTGACGCCGGCACCGCCGCGGGCGTGGACCTGGCCCCGGACCCGGCCCTGAACCCCGGTGACGCCATCGCCGAGTTCCCGCATGGCTACCTGGATGCGACGATCGCCGCGGCCGTGGCCCGCGCCAGGACGGCGCTGTTGGGCGACGCCCTGCCCGGACACGCCCTGCCCGGCGCCATTCCGGCGGGCACGCCATGACGGCCACCGCGACGGCCCGCCGCCTGTCCGGAGAACTGTCCGGCCGGCTTTCCGGACACGGAGCCGAACGCCTGGCCTCGGCCCTGCGCGCCGCGGCACCCGACCGGGTCGGCGTGGTGACCGGCGTCGTCGGCCTGGCCGTCCATGCCTCCGGCCTGCGCTGCGCCGTGGGCGACATGGTCACGATCGGCAGTGACGCACCCGTGGAGGCCGAGGTGGTGGCCGTCAGCGCTGGGGGCGTGAAGATCATGCCGTTGGGCCCCATGACGGGCCTGGGCGAAGGCGACCCGGTCCGGGCCATGCCCGGCCCCGCCCTGGTGCCCACCGGCGACGGCCTGCTGGGCCGCGTGATCGACGGAATGGGCCGGCCCATCGACGGGAAGGGGCCGCTGACCGGGGTCACCGGCGTGCCGTTGGAAAACCGTGCCCCAAACTCCATGGAACGGGCCAGGATCGCCACCCCGCTGCAAACCGGCGTGCGCGTGCTGGACACGCTGACCACGGTTGGCCGCGGCCAACGCCTGGGCCTGTTTGCCGGTTCCGGCGTGGGCAAGTCCTCGCTGCTGTCCATGATTGCCCGCGGCACCGAGGCCGACGTCTCCGTCATCGCCCTCGTGGGCGAACGGGGACGCGAGGTGCGCGAGTTCCTCGAGGACGACCTTGGCCCCGAGGGCCTGGCCCGCTCCATCGTGGTGGTTGCCACGAGCGACGAACCGGCACTGCTGCGCCTCCGGGCGGCCTTCACCGCCACCCGGATCGCCGAATCCTTCCGTGAGCGGGGCGTGGACGCCATGCTCATGATGGACTCGCTGACCCGCGTGGCCATGGCGCAGCGCGAAATCGGGCTCTCCGTGGGCGAGCCGCCCGCAACCCGTGGCTACCCGCCGTCGACCTTTTCCGTGCTGGCCCGGCTGCTGGAACGTGCCGGGACGGACAAGATCGGCTCCGTCACGGGGCTCTACACCGTGCTGGTGGACGGCGACGACCACAACGAGCCCATCGCTGACGCAGTGCGATCTATCCTCGACGGCCACGTGGTGCTGGAGCGGAAACTTGCCGTGGCAGGGCACTTTCCCGCGATCGACGTGCTCGGCTCCATCTCCCGGGTGGCCTCCAAGGTCTGCAGCCGGGCGCAAAAGGCCGACGCCGCAACCCTGCGCAAGGTGTTGGCGGCCCGGGCCGCGGCCCAGGACCTGGTCGACGTCGGCGCCTACCACCCGGGCAGCAACCCCCTCGTGGATGCCGCCCTGGCCCATGCCGGGGACATCACCAACTTTCTTCACCAAAGCATGGACGAGCAAATTCCCGCACCACGGTCGTGGCAGGAACTCAACACCCTGGCCGCATTGATTTCAGGAGCATAGATGGGGCGTTCATTTCGACTGGCCGGGCTGTTGCGGTTCCGCCAGGCACAGGAAGAGCAGGCTGCCGCGGCCCTGGCCCGCGCCAATGCCCGGCGCCGGGACCAGGCAGCACGGGTCAGTAACGTCCGGGCCGCCCTGGACGGTGCCGCGGTCGACGCCGGTTCCTCCACCGCCCTGCGCGCCAGTGCGGCGGCCCGCGCCTCCTCCCGCAGCATGCTCGTTGAGCTGACAGCGCTGAGCGCCACAGCCGACGACGCCGCACAAGCCGCCGCGCAGGAGCTGGTGGCCGCCAAGAAGAAGGCTGTGTCCCTGGAAAAACTCGCCGAGCGGCACCGCCACGAACACCAGGGCGAGCTGCTCCGTGAGGACCAGCTGTTCCTTGACGAACTGGCCACCACCAGGGCTGGCACGGCCGTGACCGGAGAGCACTCGCGCGCAGCTTTTGTGGCCGGAAACGCCACCAAGGACCGGGGGCTCGGATGAAATTTCCCAGCATGCCCTCGACGCCCGCTGCCCAGAAGCCCGCCTCGCGTCCAGCCACGGCCCAGGGGACAGGCGCCGCGACCTCCGGCGCGCCGTTTGACGCCCCCGCCACCGGCGCCGCGGCAACGACCTTTGGCGCCCAGCTGCGCGACGCACTGAACCGCCGCCCGGACGGCCACGGAACTGAAACGCGCACCGGAACCGCCACTCCCGGACGCCCCACGGCGCCCGCCTCGCCGCGACCCTTGGGCGGGCCCGACGCCGGCTCAGCCACGGACTCCGCTACCGATTCCGCGGTGAACCCCGCGACGGACGGCGCCGCCGGCCTCGCCGTGGCACAGCCGAACCCGGCGGGGATCGTTGCCGATCCGGCGACGCTGCAATTTTGGGCCGCAACCGGCCAGACGGCCGGGCAACGACAGGACGGCACGGTCGCCGCCGGGACCGAAGCACCCGAGCCGGCGCCCCAGCGGGCCGTGCTGGATTCAGTGCAGTCGGCGACGTCCGTTGTTCCGGCCCCGGCGGTTGCCGCCGGCGTTGCCGAGCCGGCCGCCTTGGGCGTGGCCGCACAAGATTCCGCGGCGCCCGGCGCGCCCGACGCCGGGCAGCACACACCGAAGGCAGCGGGGCATCCGCACCCGGCCGCTGCCGATCCCGCAGAGGCAATGCCAGCGGCTCCGGCGCCGGGCATTGTGCAAAGTTTGACCACTTCGGACGCTTCCCAGCCACCGGCCTTGACCGGTGGCATGCCCCGAGTCACGGCGGATGACACGGCCGCGGCTGGCGTCGTCGTTTCGGAGGCCGCCGGCACCACGGCTCCGGCAGCAGCCGTCGCACCCGCGATTCCCGCAGCGGCCCGGGAATCCGGGGCATTGGCCCCGCCGGTCACGGGTGTCGAGGGCGCGACCCGGGCATCGGAGCAGCCTGCCCGGGGCGCCGGGGGAGGGCCCGGGGAAGCCGCCGCCGGCAAGCCAACTCCGGTGGACCCCGCGATTACAGCCACCCCGGCAACGCCGCCCGCTGCGGCTCCCGCCGTACAGCCGGCACCGGCGCCGCTTGCGGCAGGACCCGTCACGGCCGCGGCTCCGGTACCGGCACCGCCATTGGCAGAGCAACTGGCCCGGCCCCTGTTTTCGCTGGCCGGCGCCCCGCTGGGTGAACATGTCATGACCGTCAATGTGGTGCCCGAGGGCCTGGGACCGGTCACGGTGCGCGCCCATCTGGCAGCCGACGGCATCCGGATTGAGCTCCTCTCCGCCACCGACGCCGGGCGGGACAGCCTGCGCACCCTGCTGCCGGACCTCAAACGGGACCTTGCCGCCGGCGGGCTGGCGACTTCCCTGAGCCTTGGCGCCGGCAGCGGCGGGCAGGACCACGGGCCCGGTCAGCAGCGAAGCCCCGCAGGACAGGCCTTCCCCTGGGCGGCCGCCACGGGAAGCGAGGCAGTCCCCGCAGCGGAGCAGCGCAGGGCTCCGGCACCCGTCGGCGCCAACAGTTCACTGGACATCACGGTATAGAAAGGCACGCGAGAATGAGCAACGATTCAATCCCCCCGCTGACCGCGGGCAGCAACACCCTGGCACCGCCCACGGCGGTCACGGGGCTCAGTACCGTTCCCGGCGCGCGCAAGCCCAAGCAGGAGATGGACTCCGAGGTGTTCATGTCGCTCCTGGTGGCCCAGCTGCGCCACCAGGACCCGTCCTCACCCATGGACACCAACCAGATGATCAGCCAGACCACGCAGCTGGCCACCATGGAAAAGCTGACCAACATGGACGCCACATCCACCGAGAACTTCTCCCTGCAAATGCGCACCTCGGCCGCAGCGCTGATCGGCCAGCAGGTGTCCTGGCAGGACCCGGACGGCACCAAGCACAGCGGCACGGCAACCTCGGTGTCCTTCGCAGGATCGGTCCCGCAGGTCGCCGTCGGCGAGAAGCACATTGCCCTTGACTCCATCTCCGGCGTCACCGCCGCCATCCCCGACGCCGGGAAACCCGACGCGCAAGCCGCAACCTCCCAGAACTAGTCACCACCCAACAGGCACAGAAAGGCTTCACACCATGCTTCGTTCCCTGTACTCCGGGATTTCCGGGCTTCGATCCCACCAGACCATGCTTGACGTCACGGGCAACAACATTGCCAACGTCAACACGGCGGGGTTCAAGTCCTCCACCGTCCAATTCCAGGACACGCTCTCCCAGGTGACTCGTTCCGGCTCGGCAGCCCAGGCGGGCGCCGGCGGAACCAACCCGGCCCAGGTCGGCCTGGGTGTCCAGGTGGCGGGCATTTCGACGAACTTCGCCCAAGGTTCCGCCCAGGCCACGGGCCGGTCCTCGGACATGATGATTTCCGGCGACGGCTTCTTCGTCACCTCCAAGGGCGGCCAGCAGCTGTATGCCCGCGCCGGCTCCTTCGACTTCGACTCCGCCGGCCGGCTCGTCTCGCCCGACGGCGCCCTGCTGCAGGGCTGGAGCGCCGTCAACGGCCAGGTCAACGCCGGGGCCGGGCTGGGCAACATCGCCATCTCCAAGCAGATGGTCGCCCCGGCCGCCGCGACAACCACCACAACCCTGGGCGGAAACCTGCCCGACGACGCCGCCGTCGGCACCGCGCTGACCCGCGACGTGAAGGTCTTCGACGCAAGCGGCAAGGAAAGCAACATGTCCCTGACCTTCACCCGTACGGGCGCCGGCTGGGATGTGGCCGGTGCCGACGGCAAGGGCGGGGTCGGCGCCGGTGCGCTGACGTTCACCAACGGGGCCCTGGCCACCGGCGGTGCCATGACTGTGGGCGGCATCGCCGTTGACCTGACGGCCGTCACCGGTTACGCCGCACTGTCCACCGTGTCCGTGACGGGCAAGAACGGCAACGCGGCCGGCACCCTGGAATCCTTCAGCATGGGCGCCGACGGCACCCTGACCGGCACGTTCAGCAACGGCGAAAACGCCGTGATCGGCCGCGTGGCACTGGCCAACTTCACGAACTCCGGCGGCCTCGAAAAAGCCGGCTCCTCCAGCTACCGCGCCACGGCATCCTCGGGCGCGGCGACCATCGGCACGGCCGGCGAGAACGGCCTGGGATCCCTGGTGGGCGGCTATGTGGAAATGTCCAACGTCGACCTGTCCCAGGAGTTCACCAACCTGATTGTGGCCCAGCGCGGCTTCCAGTCGAACGCCCGCATCATCACCACCTCCGACGAGGTGCTGCAGGAACTGACGCAGCTCAAGCGCTAATAGCGATCGGATCCTTCACGCAACGGCTGCCCCGCACCTAACGAACCGGGCGGGGCAGCCGACAGTGACTGGTGTGGGCGGTGACGTCCCAGCGACCGAAGGATGATCCAATGATCGTTGTCACCCGCCTGGACGGCCGGAGATTTGCGTTAAACCCGGACCTGATTGAACGGATCTTTGAATCCCCCGACACAACCCTTGTCATGGCCGACGGGGCAAAGTACATCGTCACCGAGTCGATGGCTGCCATCATTGAAAAGATCGCGCGCTTCCGCGCCCACATCATCTCCCTGGCCCGGGACTACTCCGGGTACGAGGACGACGACGATGTGCCGCAGCGTCCGAAACTGAGCCTCATCGACGCCCCGGACCGTTCCCCCAAGGCAGGTAAGTAACCCATGGATCCAGCAACAATAGCGGGCCTGGTCATTGCCTTTGGCGCCTTGTTCGGCATGATCACCC
It encodes the following:
- a CDS encoding flagellar hook-basal body complex protein FliE, translating into MSVSGIEGVQATAATGYLPTEDAGTAGSGGEAFGTSLTGALTNLQALQSESGVLSVKAATGNLDDIHQATIAATRAQVTLELVSTLRSKGVDAFNEIMRMQA
- the fliF gene encoding flagellar basal-body MS-ring/collar protein FliF — protein: MPPFLTTMAGRMSGVARGFSTAQKTLVVIGLAVLVLGGVALVSWLGKPTYSPLFSALAPADANAIVTQLKTDNVPYQLANGGSTIMVPDANVYDERLKAASAGLPAAKTAGYSLLDTMGVTSSEFQQSVTYKRAMEGELAQTIMAMDGVSTASVKLAVPEKTVFTSTKEDPTASVFVETTPGTTLTDDQVNAIVHLTSSAVPGLKPANVSVVDSAGAVLSSAGAGSASGDKAAQAYEQRVSASVQAMLDKVVGPGNATVSLQATMDNSTTDRVKESFASPSGAPALNESTSSEKSTGGTGSGTGVLGPDNIAVPTGAAGAGNSSEATKTTKNNAVDKTTENTVIPAGTVQRQSLSVAVDTAAAAKVDAATLRDMVSTAAGINARRGDTVSMKVVPFSTAQADAAKAAIDAAKAEAGAAATAKTWRNIMFGALALLVLLVGVVLYARKNRRQVRELVDLGEQNPPMVTSSPLPVAPAPETTALPAIPAPVALPMAETSDSDTKRASLEALAGADPEKTAGLLRSLMDDRAGV
- the fliG gene encoding flagellar motor switch protein FliG, coding for MTGTQKAAAVLMQFSQTSAAAVMSHLSDAEAEAIASEIVKMRRVQPDVADAVIDEFHSIAVKGRHGAQGGRDFAAGLLEASFGSARAAGVMDRLASSMAGKPFEFLDEAEAGQLLSLLEDELPATIALVLAHLRPDRASAALAGLPGELRTDVAQAIATMGAATPEAVGIVAATLKQRALAVVAPREQMAVIGGVQPLVDIINRSDVATERALLEDLELRDPELAEEVRSRMLTFADLVKLDNQDVQLVLRGIDAGTLALAMKGAPANVLEAIRTNISERNRELLEFELEALGPVRASEVEQARADIVRIIRELEAGAEITVRRGDEDDIVY
- a CDS encoding FliH/SctL family protein, producing the protein MSTSSAGARPAVFPVVATSAQSRVHADAKASGYTQGHAAGYAAGLQLAALDAADERARTAAEHARVLAALNARTNAELAALRTAGQALGLRTAPVLADAEQTLFACALELAQALLGSELRDGETSARAALARALDHDGADVPLRIRMNPSDIATLTGLDAGTAAGVDLAPDPALNPGDAIAEFPHGYLDATIAAAVARARTALLGDALPGHALPGAIPAGTP
- a CDS encoding FliI/YscN family ATPase, giving the protein MTATATARRLSGELSGRLSGHGAERLASALRAAAPDRVGVVTGVVGLAVHASGLRCAVGDMVTIGSDAPVEAEVVAVSAGGVKIMPLGPMTGLGEGDPVRAMPGPALVPTGDGLLGRVIDGMGRPIDGKGPLTGVTGVPLENRAPNSMERARIATPLQTGVRVLDTLTTVGRGQRLGLFAGSGVGKSSLLSMIARGTEADVSVIALVGERGREVREFLEDDLGPEGLARSIVVVATSDEPALLRLRAAFTATRIAESFRERGVDAMLMMDSLTRVAMAQREIGLSVGEPPATRGYPPSTFSVLARLLERAGTDKIGSVTGLYTVLVDGDDHNEPIADAVRSILDGHVVLERKLAVAGHFPAIDVLGSISRVASKVCSRAQKADAATLRKVLAARAAAQDLVDVGAYHPGSNPLVDAALAHAGDITNFLHQSMDEQIPAPRSWQELNTLAALISGA
- a CDS encoding flagellar FliJ family protein; its protein translation is MGRSFRLAGLLRFRQAQEEQAAAALARANARRRDQAARVSNVRAALDGAAVDAGSSTALRASAAARASSRSMLVELTALSATADDAAQAAAQELVAAKKKAVSLEKLAERHRHEHQGELLREDQLFLDELATTRAGTAVTGEHSRAAFVAGNATKDRGLG
- a CDS encoding flagellar hook-length control protein FliK, which gives rise to MKFPSMPSTPAAQKPASRPATAQGTGAATSGAPFDAPATGAAATTFGAQLRDALNRRPDGHGTETRTGTATPGRPTAPASPRPLGGPDAGSATDSATDSAVNPATDGAAGLAVAQPNPAGIVADPATLQFWAATGQTAGQRQDGTVAAGTEAPEPAPQRAVLDSVQSATSVVPAPAVAAGVAEPAALGVAAQDSAAPGAPDAGQHTPKAAGHPHPAAADPAEAMPAAPAPGIVQSLTTSDASQPPALTGGMPRVTADDTAAAGVVVSEAAGTTAPAAAVAPAIPAAARESGALAPPVTGVEGATRASEQPARGAGGGPGEAAAGKPTPVDPAITATPATPPAAAPAVQPAPAPLAAGPVTAAAPVPAPPLAEQLARPLFSLAGAPLGEHVMTVNVVPEGLGPVTVRAHLAADGIRIELLSATDAGRDSLRTLLPDLKRDLAAGGLATSLSLGAGSGGQDHGPGQQRSPAGQAFPWAAATGSEAVPAAEQRRAPAPVGANSSLDITV
- a CDS encoding flagellar hook capping FlgD N-terminal domain-containing protein — encoded protein: MSNDSIPPLTAGSNTLAPPTAVTGLSTVPGARKPKQEMDSEVFMSLLVAQLRHQDPSSPMDTNQMISQTTQLATMEKLTNMDATSTENFSLQMRTSAAALIGQQVSWQDPDGTKHSGTATSVSFAGSVPQVAVGEKHIALDSISGVTAAIPDAGKPDAQAATSQN
- a CDS encoding flagellar hook protein FlgE, with product MLRSLYSGISGLRSHQTMLDVTGNNIANVNTAGFKSSTVQFQDTLSQVTRSGSAAQAGAGGTNPAQVGLGVQVAGISTNFAQGSAQATGRSSDMMISGDGFFVTSKGGQQLYARAGSFDFDSAGRLVSPDGALLQGWSAVNGQVNAGAGLGNIAISKQMVAPAAATTTTTLGGNLPDDAAVGTALTRDVKVFDASGKESNMSLTFTRTGAGWDVAGADGKGGVGAGALTFTNGALATGGAMTVGGIAVDLTAVTGYAALSTVSVTGKNGNAAGTLESFSMGADGTLTGTFSNGENAVIGRVALANFTNSGGLEKAGSSSYRATASSGAATIGTAGENGLGSLVGGYVEMSNVDLSQEFTNLIVAQRGFQSNARIITTSDEVLQELTQLKR
- a CDS encoding flagellar FlbD family protein, giving the protein MIVVTRLDGRRFALNPDLIERIFESPDTTLVMADGAKYIVTESMAAIIEKIARFRAHIISLARDYSGYEDDDDVPQRPKLSLIDAPDRSPKAGK